The genomic region GCAAAGAAATATAATCTGCACAACATTTCAGACCTTGCACCTTATGCAAAGGATCTGGTTCTCGGTGGGGATTCTGAATTCGGAGTTAGGGAAATAGATGGATACCCGGCACTGATCAAGAAGTACGGATTCCAGTTCAAGAGCTACAAGAGCATGGACCAAGGCCTGACCTACCAGGCATTGGTCAATGAAAAGATTGATATCAATGCATCCTATGCTACCGATGGTAGAATTGCAAAGTATGGACTGGTCAATCTGAAGGATGACAAGCAGGTATTCCCACCCTATTACTGTACGCCGATCATGAAGCAAAGTTTCGTCGACAAGAATCCAAAGGTAGTCGCATACCTCAACAAGCTGAAGGGTGTATGGAGCAACGAAGACATGCAAAAATACAACCAGATGGTTGACGATGGTAAAGATATTGACAAAGTAGCTACACAGATGTTACAAGATAAAAATCTTATTTGATTAAGTTACCTGGCAATCGGTACACCCGATTGCCAAATACAGGTGGCAATAAATTGAACAGAATCAGGGCCACGGTTCCCAGTTATATGAAGATTGCAATTGATATTGCCCATTCCATCAGTGACGGGCAATATAGGGAAGGTGACTTGCTCCATATCCGTACGGCTTTAGTCGGTAAATACGGTGTTTCTGCGGAAACAGTCAGAAGAGCGATCAACATTCTCGGTGATGTCGGTGTCGTAGACATCAGAAAGAACTTCGGCGTATATGTCCTTTCGGAAAAGAAAGCATTGCAGTTCATGCTGGACATGGGAGACTTCGGCACTTTGACCAGTCTGGTAGACTCTCTCCAGAAAAAAATGAAAGCCGCAATTGATAATATAACCAGCATGCAGGATACATTGATTGACTTGACGACAAGAATCGGCCATTACAGCAAGCTGTCTTCGATCTCTCCCCGGAAACTCCAGTTGTCTTCGGCCTGTCTGTACTTGGGAAAAACCATTGCAGACATCCAGCTTTGGCAGCATACAGGCGCTACAATCATAGCCATCCAGCATGGAAACGGCCTGACCTTATCTCCAGGTCCTTCCTACAGGTTTGTTATCGACGATATCTTGTACTATGTCGAAAGCCCGGATAAGAAAGAATGTATTGTTTCCTATCTGGGCCTGGCATCTCCAACTGAAGGAACCGACAGTCAATCGTAAAACTTTTCCAGGGCCTCGCCATAAGAGTGGAACATGCCGATCCCCACACCAGCATGGATCACAGCCCCCATGGCACTGTCTTCGATTTCTTCATGGAATAAGATTTTCTTCCCATATGCCTGTTCTGCTTTCTGCCGCAGCAACAGATTCTTCTTCAAGCCGTTGCCGGCACCAAGCAACAGGGTCTTTTCCTTTTTTACTGCTTCTGGAAGCATCCTATAAAAGCGGAACAGCTCTTCCACCATGCCTTCGGTCAGGGCCAAGGTCATTGATTCAGGTGTAAAGTTATCAACATCAATGTCCGTAAAAGAAGCATAGGCTCCTGGCTTTCCCCGCTCACCGAGGAACATGGGCTGGCATACCATAGGATGGCCCGATACTGAAAAATCAAATCCGTCCATATGCTTTATTATCCGAGCAATATCGCAGGTATATCCGAAACTTTCCAACACCTTGCAAAAGAACCTTGCAAGGATACGATAAGAATCACCACCGCACAGTGAAAAAGCAACATGAAGGAAACCGTCAGTTCCCAACGGACGTTTTTCAAAACCAGAAAAAGAAGCTTTTCCACTCTGATAAAACGACAGTTGTCCTGATGTACCGTAATGCAGCAACAAGGTATGTTCCAAACCTTTTACAGAACCAAGAAAACTGGCCTGATTGTCTCCAAGAGGCTGGACCATAGGTACATCCCTGTAAATTCCTTGAATCTTTGGTTCTTCCGTCACAGAAGGGAACAGTACATCATCATAGACAAGTTCTTCCTTCTCTACATCCCAGATTCCAAGGCTCGCTGCAATCGAAACATCACATACGGGCCGAGTAGTTCCGATAAGCCGAAGAAGTACATAGTCACCGATATTGCAGAAAGATGTTGCTGTTGCAGGACGTGGAATACATGCATCAGTTACGATGCCATATCCAGTATAGACAGGAAATCCTAATTTTTCAGAAAGCAATTCTTCAGTAGAGATACCATCAGCATGTTTTTTTCTTCCCCATTGGTTCTGCCAGGTATAAAACGGCGAAACAGCATTGCCATGTGCGTCTACATAGACGATGCCATGCATCTGGGATGAAATGGAACAGCCGACAATTTCATCATCTCCTTCATCTATCAAAGCATCAAGGATACGTTTTGTCTTCACATAAATAGCTTCAGGATCCTGAAGCGCATCCTGCAGGTCGCTGCCTTCGATATAGGCATTGTCACAGGACAAAGTGCGGCAGATTTTCTTAGTTTCAACGTCAACCGAAATTCCACAGATGCTCGTCGTTCCGATGTCCAATCCAATAAGCTTCATTAATTATTTCCTCCTTAGCTTAAAGATCTTATCATAAGCTACAGATTAATAAATTACCATCTGAATTTGCACCGTGTTGTTAGCGGGTAATTGAAACAGGAGTATCCAAGCTGGTATCATCAGTCTTGCAGTTGCAAGACTGTGTTGCCGGCCGGTTGCGATGTGGTAGTCCTTCTGGCCGGCTTCCCTTTCTTGCAAAAAGGACTACCACCCATGAGTATCATCAAATCCAAATCCCGTAGGGAGACCCCGTGGAGCGGAGACGGCAATGCGTCTGCGCTCCAGCAGTTCATTGACGAAAGCAACCAGGCCAATTATGAACGGAGACATCCGTCAGAAATCGGTGCAACGGAGGCCGGGTTCATAAACTCCTTCATACCGGACGGATGCCCTTGGTGCGGATCATCGCAATACATTTCCTTCGGCAAGACCAGGACAAGGATCAGGAGATATCGCTGCCGCCAGTGCGGCAGGACATCCACTCCAATCACAGGCACCATCTTCGACAGCAGGAAGATCCCCTTGTCCCAGTGGCTGGATTTTCTGCTGTCCTTGTTTGGTTACGGAAGCTTCAGGATGGTATCGAAATCGAACAGGAATGCGTACAGTACGACCATGTACTGGCTCCACAAGGTGTTCCTGGTCCTCCGGGGAATCCAGGACGATATCGTCCTGGACTGCAAGGAAGTCCAGCTGGATGAAACCTGTTTCAAGGTACGCAAGCCGGACGTCCGGAAGAAACCAAACGGCAAGGAGTATGCAGGGCTCTCAAGGAACCAGATATGCATCGGCATAGCCTATGACGGTGTGCGTATGGTTGCCTTCGAGGAAGGGACCGGCAAGCCGGCAAAGACGAAGACGTACGGGCTTTTCCGAAGGCACATACCCCGGGGGACATTGATCGTCCATGACATGGAACATGCCCGTGACAAGCTCGTCCGGGAACTCGGACTCACCAGCAGGACCTACAGCTCCAAGGAAATGAAGAAGCTCCCCGAAGACAAGTTCAAAAAGGTCGAGATACTCATGAATCGGGCAATGCATTTCCGCGAAAGGCTAAAATTTAGGGATGGATTCCGCAAATAGAGCGTTCATTTGCAGTTTCGTAACAACACTGTGCAAATTCAGATGGATAAATTAAAATTGCAAATAATCAACGTGGAACACTTTCACAAATTAACTGAAGAGCTTCGAATGTTTTTTGATATGTCCGATTAATAAACCCATGGATCATTCCTAAAAACAAATGGTAATCAACGGTAACACCAGAATCTTCAAGCTTTGCTGCATAAAATAATGCATGATCAAGCAAAGGGTCACATTCTGCTGAAATAATACATGCAGATGGCAAGCCCTTTAGATTTTTTGCAAGAAGAGGAGAAGCGTAGCAATTAAATTTTTCTTTTTTATTTTTTAAATAAAAAGAAAAATTCTCATCTCTTGCACTTGAATAAAGCAAAAAATATCCTCCTTTACCATATCGATTCTCAGACGTAACTATATTATCAAAATAAAAACTAGTTACTGGATAAATTAAAATTTGTTTATGAATTTTAGGTCCATTTCGATCACGGGCAAGCAAACAAAGAGCAGCTACGAAATTTCCACCAGAACTATCTCCACATAATGTAACGCTATTAATATTTCCTGAAAAATTTTCAGCATGCTTTACTACCCATTGTATAGAAGCATAAGAATCTTCAAGACCTATAGGAAAAGGAAATTCTGGTGCCAATCTATATTCTACAGCAATAACGACAATCTTTCCAAAATTTGCAAAGAATCTTGGCACATAATCATATACGTCAAGGTTATTCATGCACCATTCTCCTCCATGAAAGAAAATCATAATAGGAAAAGGGCCTTTACCTTTAGGATGATAGATTCGTATAGGGATCATTGTACCATTACCTTCAATAAGCAAATCTGTTGTATCAATGGTCATTAAATCAAGATAACAATGACATTTTTTCATCAATTCTGTCAATTCAGCAACAGACTCTAAGTTATTTCGCTTGCGCCAAGAAGCAGGACAAACTAAATCAATCTGCTGAGGTTGCGGAATATTAACCTCAAATGATGGTTCACCATAAACAGGTTCAATGTATTTCCTATACATTTTGATGCCCCAAGTTTAAATCTTTTCCGGCAGTAATATCTGCAACTTTGACTTTTTTATCCATATGCTGATAACTATCCAAAATAACAGCAGCAACAAAAATTGCTCCTCGAATAACTCGTTGTGTGTATTCATCGATATTCATCAAAGTCAAACCATTAGTTAGCATTGAAATAAGAACAACACCACAACAAGCCTTAAAAACTTTTCCTTCGCCTCCTGCAAGACTTACTCCGCCTATTACTGTAGCTGTTAATGCATCCATTTCCATTCCTTCGCCACTCATTGGTTGTCCAGAACCAACACGACCATACATAATAATCCCAGCAATTCCACACAGGAACCCACTCAATAAATAGGCGAATATACGAAGTCTATAAGTATTGATACCAGAAAGTCTTGCTGCTTCATCATTACTTCCAGAAGCATAAAATTGCCTACCAAGATATGTTTTATTCAACACAAATGAAGCAAATAGGGCAATTATTATGAATATGATAATTGGAATTGGTATACTACCTATAAATCCTTGTCCAAAAATTTTAGAATTTT from Spirochaetia bacterium harbors:
- a CDS encoding glycine/betaine ABC transporter substrate-binding protein, with the translated sequence MKNKIRLFLAGTLLFMTAVSCSSHDKTITIVHKNFTEQRLIGQAMGIYLKDKGFKTEVKELGGSMLCFNALVSGEADMYPEYTGTVYSTIFKHTKILSEQDTYDMVKKESEEKYGITWLEPMGFNNTYVLSVTKETAKKYNLHNISDLAPYAKDLVLGGDSEFGVREIDGYPALIKKYGFQFKSYKSMDQGLTYQALVNEKIDINASYATDGRIAKYGLVNLKDDKQVFPPYYCTPIMKQSFVDKNPKVVAYLNKLKGVWSNEDMQKYNQMVDDGKDIDKVATQMLQDKNLI
- a CDS encoding GntR family transcriptional regulator translates to MNRIRATVPSYMKIAIDIAHSISDGQYREGDLLHIRTALVGKYGVSAETVRRAINILGDVGVVDIRKNFGVYVLSEKKALQFMLDMGDFGTLTSLVDSLQKKMKAAIDNITSMQDTLIDLTTRIGHYSKLSSISPRKLQLSSACLYLGKTIADIQLWQHTGATIIAIQHGNGLTLSPGPSYRFVIDDILYYVESPDKKECIVSYLGLASPTEGTDSQS
- a CDS encoding alpha/beta hydrolase, encoding MYRKYIEPVYGEPSFEVNIPQPQQIDLVCPASWRKRNNLESVAELTELMKKCHCYLDLMTIDTTDLLIEGNGTMIPIRIYHPKGKGPFPIMIFFHGGEWCMNNLDVYDYVPRFFANFGKIVVIAVEYRLAPEFPFPIGLEDSYASIQWVVKHAENFSGNINSVTLCGDSSGGNFVAALCLLARDRNGPKIHKQILIYPVTSFYFDNIVTSENRYGKGGYFLLYSSARDENFSFYLKNKKEKFNCYASPLLAKNLKGLPSACIISAECDPLLDHALFYAAKLEDSGVTVDYHLFLGMIHGFINRTYQKTFEALQLICESVPR
- a CDS encoding ABC transporter permease, with the translated sequence MKKLADGFKEYTIVFVMLLLAIVFFMGNHAFIKGSNIITILRQSSILGIASIGGMIVMIAGGLNLAIGSFISIVTVLVAIFCVNTGMSWGYAMLLTLLICTVLSTIMGWIIEKTKIVAMIGTYAFSIIIGGFAYIVCGGLPVYGIPENSKIFGQGFIGSIPIPIIIFIIIALFASFVLNKTYLGRQFYASGSNDEAARLSGINTYRLRIFAYLLSGFLCGIAGIIMYGRVGSGQPMSGEGMEMDALTATVIGGVSLAGGEGKVFKACCGVVLISMLTNGLTLMNIDEYTQRVIRGAIFVAAVILDSYQHMDKKVKVADITAGKDLNLGHQNV